TACGCTCGAGTTGGTGAAGCGAATGACGATCGACGAGAAGATCGCGCACTGGAAAAAGGTTTTCAAGCATGCCGGCGATCGTGGCATTCAGATCACCCTGTTTCACTGGAACGTATTCACCTACGGTGCCACTGGAAAGCACGGAATCACCACCGATCAAACTGATCCCGATACGATCGCCTATCTCCGCGCAGCCGTGAAAGAACTGGTGCTGAACTATCCGTCGATTACGGCCATTGGTGTTGCCGCGGGAGAGAATGACAACAAATTTCTAAAGGGCGATGATTCCACCGAGGCGTACATCTTCAAGACGTATGGACTTGGCGTGATGGACGCGAAGGCTGATCCACGTTGGGACAAGAATCGGGAGGTGCGATTCATCTTCCGTAATCACAGCACCAAATGCGACGATGTCCAGGAACAGTTCGCCTCAAAGTATGACGGGTCGGTTGATGTTGAAATTAAGTACTGCGTGGGTCGCCTCTATTCCTCAAGAAGACCCCTGGAGTGGGAGTCTCGCGCGAACAAAGGCGGCTGGCTGGAACGTGGATACAAAGTCTGGATGAACATCCGCAACGATGACATTTTCATGCACCGTTGGGGCAGCCCCGACTACGTTCGCCAATTCATTGGTGAGATGCCGCTTGATGAATCTCCCGGTTTCATGATGGGATCGGATGGCTACGTCTGGGGACGCGTGTTCTATTCCACGATTCCGGATTTGCAGGGTCAGTTGGAGATCGATAAGCATTGGTACAACTTCCGATTGTGGGGCGAACTCGCTTACAACAACGAACTTGGCAACGAGTATTGGGCCGCAACCCTGAAGCATCGTTTCGGCTTGAATGATCGATCGGCAAAATTGCTTCACGATACCTGGCAAACGGTTTCCGAAGTGGTTCCGCAGATCAATCGAGCTGTCTACGAGGGCACCGATGCGGCATTTGCGGCGGAAGGCTGCATGACGGGATTAGCTTCGGCCACCGGATTCTTGACGATTCCGCTGTACTACTACGGCGAGGGGCCGGCAGTTTATCGTCGCAAGCCAATGCAATTGAGAAAGAATCCGCCCGGAGACGAGGTGCAGTGTGTCTCCGTGCCCGATTGGGGAACCGCCTATCTGGCCGTCACGAGCTTCATTCCTGAGCGGACTCTATCCACAATCGACGGGAATTTTGGACAACACAACCGACATTCGTGACGCCCGCCCGGGAACGGTTTCGATGCCACAACGATTCAGAGAATCAGGCTACTGGACCGGTGCGGTCGGCAAAGTTTTTCACAATCAGAGAACCGATCCGGGTGCATTGGCTTGGAATGAAGTGTTGCGATTCGAGAACGATGAGTTGCCAATGGTGACACCGATCCGCGAAAAGTTTGAACACGAACACGGATCGATCGCAACGGGTGAGGCTCGTCGAATGTGGCGAGACTTTTATCCGACAATAGCGCCGCAGACTCGCGGGCAGGACGCAGGACGTGGCCCGACCGGGTTGCGTGACGAACAGCACAGCGATGGCAAGAACGCTCGCCAGATTGCATCGTGGTTGGAGAACAAGGCGTATGGCAATCAACCGTTCTTCATGGCATGCGGCATTCACAAACCGCATGTCCCGTATCTTGCACCCGACAAGTATTTTGAGATGTATCCGCGAGACGAACTGATGTTTGCCCCGGCATCGCTGGAGCATTGGAAGCACGTCCCGAAGATCGCTCAAACCAAACGCTACGAGGCGTTTGGATTTAAGTTCGGCGAAGAGAACGACGATTTACGACGCGAGTACATCCAGGCATACCATGCTTGCATTTCGTTCATCGATGCGCAGATCGGAATCGTTTTCGATGCTCTGCAACGCAGCGGCCATTGGGACGATACGATCGTTGTGTTGATATCGGATCATGGATATATGCTGGGTGAAAAGTTCATGTGGGGCAAAGTCATGCTGTTCGAACAATGCGACCGCGTGCCGATGGTGATCCGAGTGCCAGGGCGAACCCAACCAGGATCGACGAGCGAGGGACTGGTTGAGCTGGTCGATCTGTTTCCAACCCTGGCCGAGCTTTGCCACGTGCCCGCGCCCGCAGAACTTCAAGGCCAAAGCCTTTCAGGTATGCTGGCTGATCCGTCATCTAATGGAAAAGAGATCGCGTACACGGTCGTCACGCGTGGTGACGAACTAGGACAAGCGATTCGGACGCAACGGTATCACTACACATGGTGGCCGACCGGAGTAGAGCTTTATGACTTAAGCACGGATCCAGATGAGAACAACAACCTCGCGAAAACGCTGACTCACCAGAAAACATTGGCGATCATGCAAGGCAAGCTCGACGAGGTGGAAGCAAAGGCCGGGTCAAGAAAACGATAGACGACACAAGTTTTCGACAACCTATTCTAGATTTCACATACTCAAGATCTATTCCAAGCATCTATTGATGCATCCGATATCAAATCCAATCGTTTTCATGCCGTTGGTCGTGGCTTTTACTGGCATTGTCCAGTTTTTTCTGGACCGACGACGATATCGAATCAGGATTCGCGCGGCGGAAAACATGCACTTTGAATCCGAATTCTCGCCCGGATTTGCGATCGGGCGAGTTGCCGATCCGATTCTCGAATGGCTGGGGTGCTGAAGAGTGACGGTTGGCCGTTTTCGCGGGAGGAAACGCAAACACTGATCACTTTGTCCGATGCAGGCCGGCCCCCAAACATGAACGAGTCAGCGTCACTGTTGATTCGAGATCCGACGACGGTAAAGTGACGATCAGACCGACTCGTGGA
The nucleotide sequence above comes from Rubripirellula tenax. Encoded proteins:
- a CDS encoding sulfatase; protein product: MSPCPIGEPPIWPSRASFLSGLYPQSTGILDNTTDIRDARPGTVSMPQRFRESGYWTGAVGKVFHNQRTDPGALAWNEVLRFENDELPMVTPIREKFEHEHGSIATGEARRMWRDFYPTIAPQTRGQDAGRGPTGLRDEQHSDGKNARQIASWLENKAYGNQPFFMACGIHKPHVPYLAPDKYFEMYPRDELMFAPASLEHWKHVPKIAQTKRYEAFGFKFGEENDDLRREYIQAYHACISFIDAQIGIVFDALQRSGHWDDTIVVLISDHGYMLGEKFMWGKVMLFEQCDRVPMVIRVPGRTQPGSTSEGLVELVDLFPTLAELCHVPAPAELQGQSLSGMLADPSSNGKEIAYTVVTRGDELGQAIRTQRYHYTWWPTGVELYDLSTDPDENNNLAKTLTHQKTLAIMQGKLDEVEAKAGSRKR